One Pseudomonadota bacterium DNA segment encodes these proteins:
- a CDS encoding type II secretion system F family protein, which produces MIPSPMADSGTEEGRWPHSTLGLLMGVSLRQQAVLFRQLATMIDSGLTSGRALQSLSAHTPGHFGEALKAMTEGLNRGLPLHKCMARYPEYFSELTVSLVQAGETGGQLDRRLNGLADALEKTYEMRQRLLSQCAYPVLLLHAAIFLPQLFLLFTQGLMAYLVAVMIPLAVLYGTVGLLLAVTRASAVSLATRMVVDAFALSVPLLGAVLRDGAVMRFLRALADLLEAGLSLGRAVEIAARASGNTVISRRLAGVDEQVQSGSSFSAALASTGVLPPSALQMVVTGEQTGTLSASVLKAAELLAIDFDNALRRMASVLPPILMLAVGGFVAWRCITLFQTTVQQVYSVMP; this is translated from the coding sequence GTGATTCCCTCGCCGATGGCCGACTCTGGCACAGAGGAGGGTCGTTGGCCGCATAGCACGCTCGGCCTGTTGATGGGGGTGAGCCTTCGTCAGCAGGCCGTGCTGTTCCGTCAGCTCGCCACCATGATCGATAGCGGGCTGACCAGCGGACGGGCGCTGCAGTCGCTTTCAGCGCACACCCCCGGGCACTTCGGGGAGGCGCTGAAGGCCATGACCGAGGGCCTGAACCGGGGGCTCCCGCTGCACAAGTGCATGGCGCGATATCCGGAGTACTTCAGCGAGCTCACGGTGAGCCTCGTCCAGGCGGGCGAGACGGGGGGGCAGCTCGACAGGCGACTCAACGGCCTCGCAGACGCTCTCGAGAAGACGTATGAGATGCGTCAGCGCCTGCTCAGCCAGTGCGCCTATCCGGTGCTCCTGCTGCACGCCGCCATCTTTCTTCCGCAGCTCTTCCTCCTCTTCACGCAAGGCCTGATGGCGTATCTGGTGGCTGTCATGATTCCCCTGGCGGTTCTGTACGGGACCGTGGGGCTGCTGCTCGCCGTGACCCGAGCATCTGCTGTTTCACTTGCCACCCGAATGGTCGTTGATGCCTTCGCCTTGTCTGTGCCCCTGCTGGGCGCTGTGCTTCGTGATGGCGCCGTGATGCGCTTCCTGCGGGCGCTGGCCGATCTCCTCGAGGCGGGGCTGTCCCTCGGGCGGGCTGTCGAGATCGCCGCCCGCGCCAGTGGGAACACGGTGATCAGCCGTCGTCTCGCGGGGGTCGACGAACAGGTGCAGTCAGGGAGCTCGTTCTCCGCGGCGCTGGCCTCGACGGGTGTGCTCCCCCCATCTGCCCTCCAGATGGTGGTGACCGGAGAGCAGACCGGAACGCTTTCGGCCAGCGTTCTCAAGGCCGCCGAGCTGCTGGCCATCGACTTTGACAACGCGCTTCGTCGCATGGCGTCGGTTCTGCCCCCGATACTCATGCTCGCGGTGGGGGGATTCGTGGCCTGGCGCTGCATCACGCTCTTCCAGACAACCGTTCAGCAGGTCTACAGCGTCATGCCCTGA
- a CDS encoding bifunctional metallophosphatase/5'-nucleotidase — translation MNLLFPASRFMARAAVAAALLGALCAPALAEPQESPTPAPGSTLSITILHTNDMHGHLTPEVDKSLAPATQKVGGAAYMSGLVRQKRAQHPGHTLLLDAGDIAQGTPISNLFSGRPTVEFMNHLGYDAGTIGNHEFDWGPATLAALIHDAKRPIVCANLVEVATGAAPAGVKPYIIKQIDGVNVGITGVVTPSTPNMSFKQNVSPFRFENEVQTLKTLIPRMRRNGARVIIVLSHLGLKEDKALAEQVPGIAVIVGGHSHTALKDPELVNGTVIVQAGKYMRYLGCLDVTLDRKSGKVIDYTRKDELVPVLDLKISPDPVVAGLIARYQARIGPAMDQVLGQAAQDLTRTPAAGQGDSILGDVVTDALRTKVDADVAVYNAGGIRSDFNKGPIKVSDVYTLLPFDNYLVTLKLTGDQLLRLVAQGVGDSHGTIQVSGLTFRIGAGGRPYDVKVGGQPVDPAKTYRVATVDFLAEGNDGLLVFKEVKDRVYDELARDVFTGYVKKSTPLNAPQTGRITRSTAP, via the coding sequence ATGAATCTTTTGTTCCCTGCTTCTCGCTTCATGGCGCGCGCCGCTGTCGCCGCCGCTCTCCTGGGCGCATTGTGCGCGCCCGCACTGGCAGAGCCACAAGAATCCCCCACGCCGGCCCCCGGCTCTACGCTCAGCATCACCATCCTCCACACCAACGACATGCACGGGCACCTCACGCCTGAGGTCGACAAGAGCCTCGCCCCCGCGACGCAGAAGGTCGGTGGCGCGGCATACATGTCGGGCCTCGTCAGGCAGAAGCGGGCCCAGCACCCCGGGCACACCCTGCTGCTCGACGCGGGCGACATCGCTCAGGGAACCCCCATCTCAAACCTCTTCAGCGGGCGCCCCACGGTCGAGTTCATGAACCATCTCGGCTATGACGCCGGCACCATCGGCAATCACGAGTTCGATTGGGGGCCGGCCACACTGGCCGCCCTGATTCACGACGCAAAGCGTCCCATCGTCTGCGCCAATCTCGTCGAGGTGGCCACCGGCGCGGCGCCGGCAGGCGTGAAGCCGTACATCATCAAGCAGATCGACGGGGTCAACGTCGGCATCACAGGGGTCGTCACCCCCAGCACCCCCAACATGAGCTTCAAGCAGAACGTCTCGCCCTTTCGCTTCGAGAACGAGGTGCAGACGCTCAAGACCCTGATTCCGCGCATGCGTCGCAATGGCGCCCGCGTCATCATCGTGCTCAGCCATCTCGGCCTGAAGGAAGACAAGGCGCTTGCCGAGCAGGTGCCGGGCATCGCTGTCATTGTGGGTGGCCACTCCCACACGGCGCTCAAGGACCCCGAGCTCGTGAACGGCACGGTCATCGTGCAGGCCGGCAAGTACATGCGCTACCTGGGCTGCCTCGACGTCACCCTCGACCGAAAGAGCGGCAAGGTGATCGACTACACGCGCAAGGACGAGCTCGTGCCCGTCCTCGATCTGAAGATCTCGCCCGATCCGGTTGTCGCGGGTCTCATCGCGCGCTATCAGGCGCGCATCGGACCTGCGATGGACCAGGTGCTGGGTCAGGCTGCGCAAGACCTCACGCGCACGCCGGCCGCGGGGCAGGGTGACTCGATTCTCGGAGACGTGGTCACCGATGCGCTTCGCACCAAGGTCGATGCCGACGTGGCCGTGTACAACGCGGGCGGCATCCGCTCCGACTTCAACAAAGGCCCCATCAAGGTCAGCGATGTGTACACGTTGCTGCCGTTCGACAACTATCTCGTCACGTTGAAGCTCACCGGCGACCAGCTGCTGCGCCTCGTGGCCCAGGGCGTGGGCGACAGCCACGGCACCATCCAGGTCTCTGGGCTGACGTTCCGCATCGGCGCGGGTGGCCGGCCCTACGACGTGAAGGTGGGCGGTCAGCCCGTCGATCCCGCGAAGACGTATCGGGTTGCGACGGTCGATTTCCTGGCCGAGGGCAATGACGGCCTGCTCGTGTTCAAGGAGGTCAAGGACCGCGTCTACGACGAACTCGCGCGTGACGTGTTCACGGGATACGTGAAGAAGAGCACCCCGCTCAACGCGCCCCAGACAGGTCGCATCACGCGGAGCACCGCTCCGTGA